One window from the genome of Thermodesulfobacteriota bacterium encodes:
- a CDS encoding TRAP transporter small permease subunit, with translation MHWLVRLIDFINEWSGRVVMWLALILFAVTAYETIQRYLFRITSVALQETTWHLYSLLFLLGLAYTLKYDRHVRVDIFYDRMSPRMKAGVNLFGLLILVIPFCLLMIGFSWKFMLTAYQIAERSGDPGGLPARWVLKAAIPVGFGLLLLQALSELIKSIHILFHPPSARRQDPQKGEP, from the coding sequence ATGCATTGGCTTGTTCGCCTGATCGATTTCATCAACGAGTGGTCAGGGCGGGTCGTCATGTGGCTCGCCCTGATCTTATTTGCCGTCACGGCCTATGAGACCATCCAGAGGTATCTCTTTCGGATCACCTCGGTCGCCCTTCAGGAGACGACCTGGCACCTCTATTCGCTCTTATTCCTCCTCGGCCTGGCCTACACTTTGAAATACGATCGCCATGTGAGGGTCGACATCTTCTACGACCGGATGTCCCCCCGGATGAAAGCCGGCGTCAACCTCTTTGGCCTCCTCATCCTCGTCATCCCCTTCTGTCTCCTGATGATCGGCTTTTCCTGGAAATTCATGCTCACGGCCTACCAGATCGCCGAACGGTCCGGAGATCCTGGAGGCCTCCCCGCTCGATGGGTGCTCAAGGCGGCCATTCCCGTTGGGTTCGGCCTTCTCCTCCTGCAGGCACTTTCTGAACTGATCAAAAGCATCCACATTCTCTTTCACCCTCCCTCGGCCCGGAGGCAAGACCCTCAAAAGGGGGAACCCTGA
- a CDS encoding TRAP transporter substrate-binding protein, which translates to MVRRRDFLRYAGVGGAAALATLSSVKVSRASVKWKMVTSWPPKFPILQEGAELFAKRVEEMSGGRMKIDVFPAGTLIPALGGFDAISAGTVEMGSSASYYWPGKVPAAQFFTAVPFGFTFDEMTAWLNGGGGLELWNEVYAPFNLVAIPMLNTGVQMGGWFRKEIKTMDDLKGLKMCIPGLGGKVMAKAGVSVVLLPGGERVPALEKGVVDAAEWVGPAHDLRLGFPKVAKFYYYPGWHEPGSQCELMINKKKWDELPKDLQAVVRAAAYEVNNWSYAQFEMENAKGMAEIKRQFPDVKFVKFPVDVLKAFRKLTHDVLAEEAAADKTGAFKKVYEAYLKFRKDVDPWGEIAARAYFKAEELK; encoded by the coding sequence ATGGTAAGACGGAGGGACTTTTTGAGATATGCAGGGGTCGGTGGGGCGGCCGCCCTGGCCACGCTCTCGTCGGTGAAGGTCTCCCGGGCCTCGGTGAAATGGAAGATGGTGACCTCCTGGCCCCCGAAGTTTCCCATCCTTCAGGAGGGAGCGGAGCTCTTCGCCAAACGGGTTGAGGAGATGAGCGGGGGACGGATGAAGATCGATGTCTTCCCTGCCGGAACGCTCATCCCTGCCCTGGGGGGCTTTGACGCCATTTCGGCCGGAACCGTGGAGATGGGATCCAGCGCCTCCTACTACTGGCCGGGAAAGGTCCCGGCTGCGCAGTTCTTCACGGCCGTCCCCTTCGGGTTCACCTTCGATGAGATGACCGCCTGGCTCAACGGAGGCGGCGGGCTCGAACTCTGGAACGAGGTCTATGCTCCTTTTAACCTCGTGGCCATCCCCATGTTGAACACGGGGGTCCAGATGGGCGGATGGTTTCGGAAAGAGATCAAGACGATGGACGATCTGAAGGGTTTGAAGATGTGCATCCCGGGATTGGGAGGGAAAGTGATGGCCAAGGCGGGCGTCTCCGTCGTCCTCCTGCCCGGGGGGGAGAGGGTCCCGGCCCTTGAGAAAGGGGTGGTCGATGCGGCCGAATGGGTCGGCCCGGCCCACGATTTGAGGCTCGGATTTCCCAAAGTGGCCAAATTCTACTACTATCCCGGTTGGCATGAGCCGGGGTCCCAGTGCGAACTGATGATCAACAAGAAGAAATGGGACGAGCTTCCCAAAGACCTCCAGGCCGTGGTCCGGGCGGCTGCCTATGAGGTGAACAACTGGTCCTACGCCCAATTCGAGATGGAGAATGCCAAGGGGATGGCCGAAATCAAGAGACAATTCCCCGACGTGAAGTTCGTCAAATTTCCGGTCGACGTCCTCAAGGCCTTCCGCAAGTTGACCCACGATGTCCTGGCCGAGGAGGCGGCCGCCGACAAAACCGGCGCCTTCAAGAAGGTCTATGAAGCCTATCTGAAATTCCGAAAGGATGTGGATCCCTGGGGAGAGATCGCGGCGAGGGCCTACTTCAAGGCTGAGGAATTAAAATAG
- a CDS encoding ABC transporter substrate-binding protein — protein MKRINRRTFIKYSAAVGASAVLPGVPTLLRAQPPEIKIGSIQPVTGVISDIGIAMRRGNQMAVDDINAKGGIKSMGGAKLRLLLGDSEAKEDVARSEAERLIKEGAVCLVGPFLSGNAMAIATLCEQRGVPFVMDVAAADDITQKGFKYTFRVFPTTTKFADSMLFYMDKIMKDKNISKLRGVVTNTGDLFGRVQGATFIKAVREKKFPIEILGHIEYPLGIQDLSAEVSKIKALKPDVLFPVARPGDAKLMIRELYKQRVELQGIISPGSPGWYEPEFIRDMKVLADFVMDNVPWYNPIGKMYKEVNAAFMKKYPGKYIDTNSGYAYLGVLVIADALERAKSTKADDIVAALRKTYFKQDLMVGLAVSFNERGDNVNADTAMIQVLDQTIKVVLPEKAAEAKYVYPMPKQLWERGV, from the coding sequence ATGAAGAGGATTAATCGTCGGACGTTCATCAAATATTCGGCCGCCGTGGGCGCCTCTGCGGTCCTCCCCGGAGTCCCCACCTTGTTGAGAGCCCAGCCTCCGGAAATCAAGATCGGTTCGATCCAGCCCGTCACAGGGGTCATCTCGGATATCGGGATCGCCATGAGACGGGGAAACCAGATGGCCGTCGATGACATCAATGCCAAGGGAGGCATCAAATCGATGGGAGGGGCGAAGCTGAGGCTCCTCCTGGGGGATTCAGAGGCCAAAGAAGACGTGGCCCGATCCGAAGCGGAACGGTTAATCAAGGAAGGGGCGGTCTGTCTGGTGGGTCCCTTCTTGAGCGGTAATGCCATGGCCATCGCCACCCTCTGCGAGCAGAGGGGCGTCCCCTTCGTGATGGACGTGGCGGCTGCGGATGACATCACACAGAAGGGCTTCAAGTATACCTTCCGGGTCTTTCCCACGACGACCAAGTTTGCCGACTCGATGCTCTTCTACATGGACAAGATCATGAAGGATAAGAATATCAGCAAGTTGAGGGGGGTGGTGACCAATACGGGGGATCTTTTCGGCAGGGTTCAGGGAGCCACCTTCATCAAGGCGGTCCGGGAGAAGAAGTTTCCCATCGAGATTTTGGGTCACATCGAATATCCTCTCGGGATTCAGGATCTGTCGGCAGAGGTTTCGAAGATCAAGGCGCTCAAGCCCGATGTGCTCTTTCCGGTGGCCCGGCCCGGGGATGCGAAGTTGATGATTCGGGAGCTTTATAAGCAGCGGGTGGAGCTTCAGGGGATCATCAGCCCGGGCAGTCCGGGGTGGTATGAGCCGGAGTTCATCCGGGACATGAAGGTGTTGGCCGATTTCGTGATGGACAACGTGCCCTGGTACAACCCCATCGGCAAGATGTATAAAGAGGTCAACGCCGCCTTCATGAAGAAGTACCCCGGAAAGTATATCGACACCAACTCCGGCTATGCCTACCTCGGCGTGCTGGTGATCGCCGATGCCCTGGAGCGTGCCAAATCGACGAAGGCCGATGACATTGTGGCGGCCCTGAGGAAGACCTATTTCAAACAGGATCTGATGGTGGGCCTGGCGGTCTCTTTCAACGAGCGAGGCGACAACGTGAACGCGGATACCGCCATGATCCAGGTGCTCGATCAGACGATCAAGGTGGTCCTCCCGGAAAAGGCGGCCGAGGCGAAGTACGTCTATCCCATGCCCAAGCAGCTCTGGGAGCGAGGCGTCTAA
- a CDS encoding branched-chain amino acid ABC transporter permease, with translation MDVNLILQLAASGFLLGGVYSLIALGLSLIFGVMKVINFAHGAMLVWGMYVAFTLMTWTGLDPFFSFLISAGVLFVMGYIVQRTVVNRIITFHESMQVIAMVGVMMILENSAQLIWGPDPHSPHTKYSLSTLWLGGVMIDLPRFLAFSLAILIAAAVFLFLKYTDIGRSIRAAADNRTGALIVGTDVNKVYAVCFGVGAACVGAAGSLLVPLMPISPHTGFPFKLTSFAIVILGGMGSLPGAMVGGLLIGVAESLGTAFIPSSLKQVISFGIMVLILLFKPQGLFGGKAT, from the coding sequence ATGGACGTCAACCTTATCCTTCAACTGGCGGCAAGCGGATTTCTCCTGGGAGGGGTCTACAGCCTGATCGCTTTAGGCCTCTCCCTCATTTTTGGCGTGATGAAGGTGATCAATTTTGCCCATGGGGCCATGCTCGTCTGGGGCATGTACGTGGCCTTCACCTTGATGACATGGACCGGCCTCGACCCCTTCTTCTCCTTCCTCATCAGCGCAGGGGTCCTCTTTGTCATGGGATATATCGTCCAGCGGACCGTTGTGAACCGGATCATCACCTTTCACGAGTCGATGCAGGTGATCGCGATGGTCGGGGTGATGATGATCCTGGAGAACAGCGCCCAGCTGATCTGGGGTCCCGATCCCCACAGCCCCCACACCAAGTATTCCCTGAGCACCCTCTGGTTGGGCGGCGTGATGATCGACCTTCCCAGGTTCCTGGCCTTTTCCCTGGCCATCCTGATCGCCGCGGCCGTCTTTCTATTTTTGAAATACACGGACATCGGAAGGTCGATCCGCGCCGCGGCGGATAACCGAACCGGTGCCCTCATCGTGGGGACCGATGTCAACAAAGTCTATGCGGTCTGTTTTGGCGTGGGGGCCGCCTGTGTGGGTGCGGCCGGTTCCCTCCTCGTCCCCCTCATGCCCATCTCCCCCCATACCGGCTTTCCTTTTAAGTTGACGTCCTTCGCCATCGTCATCCTCGGTGGCATGGGCAGCCTTCCGGGGGCGATGGTGGGGGGGCTTTTGATCGGGGTGGCCGAATCTCTGGGCACCGCCTTTATCCCGAGCTCCCTCAAACAGGTGATCAGCTTCGGGATCATGGTCTTGATCCTGCTCTTCAAACCTCAGGGACTTTTCGGAGGGAAGGCCACGTGA
- a CDS encoding branched-chain amino acid ABC transporter permease, producing the protein MKKLYLLLGFLLFVLLLLPSLVSDYILGVFVLIFFYAYMGQCWNILTGYAGPISLGHSLYLGIGAYLSTKLAMDLGLTPWIGMWVGGIGASLVGLAIGFLGFRFGLRGVYFVLLTIAFAEIGRLVALHLKPLGHMMGLFVDFKPGWVNFHFRGNLPYYYIALGYVLFSLIVVRMLEVSKWGRYFLAIREDEDAAESLGINVFKYKMIAIGLSSFLTALGGTFYANYIFYLHPTSVMSMWVSIEIIMRPIIGGIGTLFGPLIGSLLLTPLSEISRSYFTKAGLEGIHIVIYGLLLVIAVLFFPGGIYAYIKRTLKPILETSGSHGG; encoded by the coding sequence GTGAAGAAACTCTACCTCCTGCTCGGATTTCTCTTGTTCGTCCTGTTGCTCCTCCCCAGCCTGGTGAGCGACTATATCCTCGGCGTCTTCGTCCTGATCTTTTTTTATGCCTACATGGGTCAGTGCTGGAATATCCTCACCGGATATGCGGGCCCGATCTCCCTCGGCCACTCCCTCTACCTCGGCATCGGGGCCTATCTCTCGACGAAGCTGGCCATGGACCTCGGGCTGACGCCGTGGATCGGGATGTGGGTCGGTGGCATTGGGGCCTCTCTGGTGGGATTGGCGATCGGCTTTTTAGGATTCCGGTTCGGATTGAGAGGGGTCTATTTTGTGTTGCTGACCATTGCCTTTGCCGAGATCGGACGGCTGGTGGCCCTCCATCTGAAGCCCTTGGGTCATATGATGGGCCTCTTCGTCGACTTCAAACCGGGGTGGGTCAATTTTCACTTCCGGGGGAATCTCCCCTATTACTACATCGCCCTCGGCTATGTCCTCTTTTCCTTGATCGTCGTCCGGATGCTCGAGGTGTCGAAGTGGGGCCGCTATTTTTTGGCGATCCGGGAGGATGAAGATGCGGCCGAAAGTTTGGGGATCAATGTCTTCAAATACAAGATGATCGCCATCGGCCTCAGTTCCTTTCTGACCGCCCTGGGCGGGACGTTCTATGCCAATTACATCTTCTATCTCCATCCCACGAGCGTGATGTCGATGTGGGTCTCGATCGAGATCATCATGAGGCCCATCATCGGAGGCATCGGGACGCTCTTCGGCCCCCTCATCGGCTCCCTGCTGCTCACCCCCCTCTCGGAGATCTCGCGTTCCTATTTCACCAAGGCAGGGCTGGAGGGGATCCACATCGTGATCTACGGCCTGCTTCTGGTGATCGCGGTCCTCTTCTTCCCGGGGGGGATTTACGCCTATATCAAGAGAACGCTTAAGCCGATCTTAGAAACGTCCGGAAGCCATGGAGGTTGA
- a CDS encoding ABC transporter ATP-binding protein: protein MALLTVKAVSKNFGGLKAVSQVSFELQTGEILGIIGPNGAGKTTLFNVITGFLKPDSGEVWFNGENLVGLKPHQICQRGMVRTFQLVKPFAELTVLENVVVAALNRARTIKEAREKAIRTIELVGLKEKMNAQASGLTIGQRKRLELARTLATEPKLLLLDEVMAGLTPTEVDELIHLLKEVNHRGVTILLIEHVMRGLMALSRRVVVLNYGQKIAEGVPTEVVRDRQVIDAYLGEEFASAQG, encoded by the coding sequence TTGGCCCTTTTGACGGTCAAGGCAGTGAGCAAGAACTTCGGCGGATTGAAGGCGGTCTCCCAGGTCTCGTTCGAGTTACAGACCGGAGAGATCTTGGGGATCATCGGTCCGAACGGGGCCGGCAAGACGACCCTCTTCAACGTCATCACGGGATTTTTAAAGCCTGATTCAGGAGAGGTCTGGTTCAATGGAGAGAATCTGGTGGGGTTGAAACCCCATCAGATCTGTCAGCGAGGAATGGTCCGAACCTTTCAGCTGGTGAAGCCCTTTGCCGAGTTGACGGTCCTGGAGAACGTGGTGGTGGCCGCCCTCAACCGGGCCAGGACGATCAAAGAGGCGAGGGAGAAGGCCATCCGAACGATCGAATTGGTGGGCCTGAAGGAGAAGATGAACGCTCAGGCCTCGGGTCTCACCATCGGCCAACGGAAACGCTTGGAGTTGGCCCGGACCTTGGCCACCGAGCCGAAACTGCTCCTGCTGGACGAGGTCATGGCCGGATTGACCCCGACGGAAGTGGACGAGCTCATCCATCTGTTGAAAGAGGTGAACCATCGAGGGGTCACCATCCTGCTGATTGAGCATGTGATGCGCGGGTTGATGGCCCTCTCCAGACGGGTGGTCGTTTTAAATTACGGGCAGAAGATCGCCGAAGGGGTGCCGACGGAAGTGGTGAGGGATCGCCAGGTGATCGACGCCTATTTGGGGGAGGAGTTCGCAAGTGCTCAGGGTTAA
- a CDS encoding ABC transporter ATP-binding protein — MLRVNGIDVFYGDLQALRGVSFEVQPKEIIAMVGSNGAGKSTTLMTLSGILRARAGEIFFNNNPVHQLSSSRIVEMGIVQVPEGRQLFPSLTVLENLEMGARFAKAKREKGRTMAWVFQLFPRLEERKRQLAGTLSGGEQQMLAIGRGLMACPSLLMLDEPSLGLSPLLVKTIFNIIKEINEQGTTILLVEQNVFHSLTLSHRGYVLENGAIVMSGPSQDLLKNQHIRQSYLGL; from the coding sequence GTGCTCAGGGTTAATGGGATCGATGTCTTCTACGGAGACCTCCAGGCCCTACGAGGGGTCTCCTTCGAGGTCCAGCCGAAAGAGATTATCGCCATGGTCGGCTCCAACGGGGCCGGAAAATCGACGACCCTGATGACCCTCTCGGGAATCCTCCGGGCCAGGGCAGGGGAGATCTTCTTCAACAACAACCCGGTGCATCAGCTCTCCTCCTCCCGGATCGTCGAGATGGGGATCGTTCAGGTGCCCGAGGGACGACAGCTCTTTCCCTCCCTCACCGTCCTCGAAAACCTCGAGATGGGGGCCAGGTTTGCAAAGGCCAAGCGGGAGAAAGGCCGGACGATGGCATGGGTCTTCCAACTCTTTCCCCGGCTTGAGGAGAGGAAACGCCAGTTGGCCGGGACGCTCAGCGGCGGGGAGCAGCAGATGCTGGCCATCGGACGGGGGTTGATGGCCTGCCCCTCCCTCCTGATGCTCGACGAACCTTCTCTGGGCCTTTCTCCCCTTCTCGTCAAGACCATTTTTAATATCATCAAAGAGATCAACGAGCAGGGAACGACCATCCTCCTGGTGGAACAGAATGTGTTCCACTCCCTCACCCTCTCGCACCGGGGATACGTCCTCGAAAACGGCGCCATCGTGATGAGCGGGCCCAGCCAGGACCTCCTCAAAAACCAGCACATCCGGCAGAGCTACCTGGGCCTTTAA
- a CDS encoding lactate racemase domain-containing protein, translating into MTVKVPQLLWYGQTEMELEFPRGWSVSYCPMKGAERRKLTPDEMEQAFHHPIGSKPISELARGKKEVAILFDDMARPTPVHEIVPFLFRELEKGGIQDRQGRFIAALGAHGAQTANDFRKKLGQEVLDRFPIYNHHPFDYCKFIGKTSHGTPVSINQEVMACDLKIGIGCIVPHSFSGYGGGGKILLPGVAHIESIRANHGLIKKYPECVGLGKIEGNIPRLDIEEAARMAGLDLKIDAILNLRGEITGLFVGDPILEHREGMKWAREAYATRPARDMDVVVVNTFAKANECAIAPFIGIPSLKEEGGDLVIIANEPAGQMVHYLFGEFGRCGEGGMKLPQPMSKKVRRMIVLSPFRD; encoded by the coding sequence ATGACCGTGAAGGTTCCCCAGCTACTTTGGTATGGCCAGACGGAGATGGAGCTCGAGTTCCCCAGAGGTTGGTCCGTCTCCTACTGCCCGATGAAGGGGGCCGAAAGGAGGAAGCTCACCCCCGACGAGATGGAGCAGGCCTTTCACCATCCCATCGGTTCGAAGCCGATCTCCGAACTGGCCAGAGGAAAGAAAGAGGTCGCTATCCTCTTCGATGATATGGCGAGGCCCACACCGGTCCATGAGATCGTCCCCTTTCTGTTCCGGGAGCTGGAGAAAGGCGGCATTCAGGATCGGCAGGGGCGCTTCATCGCAGCCCTCGGCGCCCATGGGGCGCAGACGGCAAACGACTTTAGAAAGAAGCTGGGGCAGGAGGTCCTGGACCGATTTCCAATTTACAATCACCATCCCTTCGATTATTGTAAGTTCATCGGGAAGACGAGCCACGGCACCCCGGTCTCCATCAACCAGGAGGTGATGGCCTGCGATTTGAAGATCGGGATCGGCTGCATCGTCCCCCACTCCTTCTCTGGTTATGGAGGGGGCGGAAAGATCCTGCTGCCGGGGGTGGCCCATATCGAATCCATCCGGGCCAATCACGGGCTGATCAAGAAGTATCCGGAATGCGTCGGCCTGGGAAAGATCGAGGGGAATATCCCCCGGCTCGATATCGAAGAGGCGGCCCGGATGGCGGGGTTGGACCTCAAGATCGATGCGATCCTCAATCTCCGAGGAGAGATCACCGGCCTTTTCGTCGGAGATCCGATTCTGGAACACCGTGAAGGGATGAAATGGGCGCGGGAAGCCTATGCGACCCGCCCGGCTCGAGACATGGATGTGGTCGTGGTCAACACCTTTGCGAAGGCCAACGAGTGTGCGATCGCTCCCTTCATCGGCATCCCCTCGTTGAAAGAGGAGGGCGGGGATCTGGTCATCATCGCCAACGAGCCTGCGGGCCAGATGGTCCACTACCTCTTCGGAGAATTCGGGAGATGTGGAGAAGGAGGAATGAAATTGCCTCAACCCATGTCCAAGAAAGTGAGAAGAATGATTGTCCTTTCCCCTTTTAGGGAC
- a CDS encoding nitroreductase family protein, with protein MDLYELMMKRRSVRAFEAREIPETIIEKLLDVANHAPSGGNIQPLSILLVRSPEARLKLSELAGGQPWVKNAPLSMIFCLDFYRIKKWAERCQTDFRGEQALNHFLIAYADLMAAAQNVVILAESLGLGSVYIGAIQHEIDETRRYFDLPQYVLPMMVLCIGYPKSIPRTIPKLNKKVIVHQERYRLLEDEEIQRAFDEKYGRIDEDVEKYLERAFIEALEAEKQEEEKFLERVKKEMKRLDIQNNAQFLFKVRYPSKVMVRMNQRIKQSIKNAGFEIF; from the coding sequence ATGGATCTCTACGAATTGATGATGAAGCGAAGGTCGGTCAGGGCCTTCGAAGCCCGGGAGATTCCCGAAACGATCATCGAAAAACTCCTCGACGTCGCCAATCATGCACCCTCCGGAGGCAATATCCAGCCTCTTTCGATCCTCCTCGTTCGAAGTCCCGAGGCGAGGCTCAAACTATCCGAGCTGGCAGGAGGCCAGCCCTGGGTAAAAAATGCTCCCCTCTCGATGATCTTCTGTCTCGATTTCTATCGAATCAAAAAATGGGCGGAGAGGTGTCAGACCGATTTCAGAGGAGAACAGGCCCTCAACCACTTTCTCATCGCCTATGCCGACCTGATGGCCGCGGCCCAGAATGTCGTCATCCTTGCCGAGAGCCTTGGCCTTGGTTCCGTCTATATCGGTGCGATCCAACATGAGATCGATGAGACGAGAAGATATTTTGACCTCCCCCAATATGTCCTCCCGATGATGGTCCTCTGCATTGGGTATCCGAAATCGATTCCCCGGACCATCCCCAAGTTAAACAAGAAAGTGATCGTCCATCAGGAGAGGTATCGCCTGTTGGAGGACGAGGAGATCCAGAGGGCCTTCGATGAGAAATACGGGAGGATCGACGAGGATGTGGAGAAATATCTCGAGAGGGCCTTTATCGAGGCCCTCGAGGCAGAAAAGCAGGAGGAGGAGAAGTTTCTCGAAAGGGTCAAAAAGGAGATGAAACGGCTCGACATCCAGAACAACGCCCAGTTTCTCTTCAAGGTGAGATATCCGTCCAAGGTGATGGTCCGGATGAACCAACGGATAAAACAATCGATCAAGAACGCCGGTTTCGAAATTTTTTAA
- the trpD gene encoding anthranilate phosphoribosyltransferase, translating to MIKEAIGKLVAKENLTEDEVREAMTEVVTRKASSAQIASFLTALRMKGETIEEITAAANVIRERSLRLPLGEEAICLDREEITLERETIMRTAKADSGETTIFNISTATAFVVAGGGVKVTKYVRRPEPPLCGCANVIEALGIDLDLTPSQIERCFETLGICFFHDGLVHKGMDHLLVLRKRIGIRTLFNLLDPLVNPGGATLQILGVYDPHLTETMARVLLRLGIRRGLVVYGRDTLDEISLTGETRVTELNDKGIHTSTIRPEDFGLQRRSIEEIKGGTQEENARIILRVLKGEKGGARDIVLLNAAAAFYLAGRARDLREGIEMAGRSIDSGEALRTLERLIQFTHEEDRFVRREWTAGEGGSPLFD from the coding sequence ATGATCAAAGAAGCGATCGGAAAGCTGGTGGCCAAGGAGAACTTGACCGAAGACGAGGTGAGAGAGGCGATGACGGAAGTGGTGACGAGGAAGGCCTCGTCTGCCCAGATCGCCTCGTTCCTCACCGCCCTGAGGATGAAGGGAGAGACCATCGAGGAGATCACGGCCGCGGCAAACGTGATCAGGGAGAGGTCCCTGAGGCTCCCCTTGGGGGAAGAGGCGATCTGCCTCGATCGAGAGGAGATCACGCTTGAAAGGGAGACGATTATGCGGACGGCGAAGGCCGACTCCGGAGAGACGACGATCTTCAACATCTCCACGGCCACCGCCTTCGTCGTGGCCGGAGGAGGGGTTAAGGTGACCAAATATGTGAGGCGGCCCGAACCGCCCCTTTGCGGGTGTGCCAATGTCATCGAGGCGCTCGGGATCGACCTCGACCTCACCCCGAGCCAGATCGAAAGGTGTTTCGAAACCCTGGGCATCTGCTTTTTCCATGACGGTCTCGTCCACAAGGGCATGGACCATCTTCTCGTTCTCCGAAAAAGAATCGGGATCCGAACCCTCTTCAACCTCTTGGACCCCCTGGTCAACCCCGGGGGCGCAACCCTACAGATCTTGGGTGTCTATGATCCCCATCTCACGGAGACGATGGCCCGGGTTCTGCTCCGTCTCGGGATCCGAAGGGGCCTCGTGGTCTATGGGAGGGATACGCTGGACGAGATCAGCCTCACCGGTGAGACCCGGGTCACTGAGTTGAACGATAAGGGTATTCACACCTCTACGATCCGGCCGGAAGACTTCGGCCTGCAAAGGAGATCGATCGAAGAGATCAAGGGGGGCACCCAAGAGGAGAATGCGAGGATCATTCTCAGGGTCCTGAAGGGCGAGAAAGGCGGGGCCAGAGATATCGTCTTGCTCAATGCGGCCGCGGCCTTCTATCTCGCGGGAAGGGCAAGGGATCTCCGAGAGGGGATCGAGATGGCCGGCCGATCGATCGATTCGGGAGAGGCCTTGAGGACCTTGGAACGGTTGATCCAGTTCACCCACGAGGAGGATCGTTTTGTGAGAAGGGAGTGGACGGCTGGCGAAGGCGGAAGCCCCCTTTTTGATTGA
- a CDS encoding thiolase family protein — protein MAERDVVVVSAVRTPFGRFGGALKDVPSIELGAMVIREVLQRVGLKGEEVDEIYYGVAVPAEVGLETDVPARQATLKAGLPDESISITLDRACCSSMAAVRLGYRAIKAGEIEVALAVGAENMSRTPLLLPPSVRWGSRLGNIEVWDGLYGLGYKGFNPVSVDAGEVALEYGITREDQDRWAFGSQMKYARALKEGKFRIGEELMKVEIPQGGRPPIVLERDEFPKPDTTLEKLSKLPTVYGSPTVTAGNAPGLDTGASAILLMSERKAREKGLKPLARVVSMIATATAPRLIAAIPGFTIQKVLERTGLTLDEIDLIEINEAFAAMPLVSAKILSDGDPTKMEAILDKTNVNGGAIAIGHPVGASGARILMTLIYELRRRGGGTGVASICGGLAQGEGAIVRVDPE, from the coding sequence ATGGCAGAACGCGATGTGGTCGTCGTCAGTGCGGTGAGGACGCCGTTCGGGAGATTTGGGGGGGCCCTCAAAGACGTCCCGTCGATCGAACTCGGGGCCATGGTCATCCGGGAGGTTCTCCAGAGGGTCGGCCTGAAGGGAGAGGAGGTCGATGAGATCTATTACGGCGTGGCCGTGCCGGCCGAAGTCGGGCTCGAAACGGACGTCCCCGCCAGGCAGGCGACCCTGAAGGCAGGGCTTCCGGATGAATCGATCTCCATCACCCTGGACCGTGCCTGTTGCTCCTCGATGGCCGCGGTCCGGTTGGGTTATCGAGCGATCAAGGCCGGAGAGATAGAGGTCGCCCTGGCCGTCGGAGCGGAAAATATGAGCCGCACGCCTCTGCTCTTGCCTCCCTCTGTGCGCTGGGGGAGCCGGCTTGGAAACATCGAGGTATGGGATGGCCTCTATGGGTTGGGGTACAAGGGGTTTAACCCGGTCTCCGTCGATGCGGGGGAGGTGGCCTTGGAATACGGGATCACCCGGGAGGATCAGGACCGTTGGGCCTTTGGAAGCCAGATGAAATATGCCCGGGCCTTAAAAGAAGGAAAGTTCAGGATCGGCGAGGAGCTGATGAAGGTGGAGATCCCCCAAGGGGGAAGGCCTCCGATCGTTTTGGAACGAGATGAATTTCCCAAGCCGGATACGACGCTCGAAAAGCTCTCGAAACTTCCCACGGTCTATGGAAGCCCGACCGTCACCGCGGGCAATGCCCCCGGTCTCGATACCGGTGCCTCTGCCATTCTCCTCATGAGCGAGAGGAAGGCACGAGAGAAGGGGTTAAAACCCCTCGCCAGGGTCGTCTCCATGATCGCCACCGCCACTGCTCCCAGATTGATCGCCGCCATTCCCGGCTTCACGATCCAGAAGGTCCTCGAGAGGACGGGGCTCACCCTCGATGAGATCGACCTCATCGAGATCAACGAGGCCTTTGCCGCCATGCCGCTCGTCAGTGCGAAGATCTTGTCGGACGGCGACCCTACCAAGATGGAGGCGATCTTGGACAAGACGAACGTAAACGGCGGGGCCATCGCCATCGGCCATCCGGTCGGTGCGAGCGGGGCAAGGATCCTCATGACCCTGATCTACGAGCTGCGGAGGAGGGGGGGAGGCACCGGTGTGGCCTCTATCTGCGGAGGGCTGGCCCAGGGAGAGGGGGCCATCGTCCGGGTCGATCCGGAATGA